A genomic window from Purpureocillium takamizusanense chromosome 2, complete sequence includes:
- a CDS encoding uncharacterized protein (EggNog:ENOG503PBCV~COG:P~TransMembrane:8 (i129-151o157-177i184-204o224-245i340-364o370-391i442-462o474-492i)) — MGQPTEARQPQTGDMADEIDRLDDAADANAQEHELSLSQALRLHPKAVLWSIAMSTGVVMDGYDYKLVGTLYAQPAFQRAYGTHVKGNSYQISAPWQTGLSNGSAGGQLVGLLLAGYLSERFGFRKTTIAGLAVVVAFIFITFFAPNIIVLTVGQTVFGFPLGLFQTVPVVYALEIAPLCLRPYLTNYINSCYVIGQILATGILRGTLNIENQWAYRIPFAVQWVWPVILIPLVFMAPESPWWLVRRGRLDEAKKVLQRLKSPQNTNFDINKNVAMMVATTEHERIVNSQTSYWACFQGTNLKRTLIVIGIYCIQTLNGNPLRSYSTYFFQQAGLPTTQAFNLGVIGYCVALVGGIVSWVMLPFFGRRTIYLWSLVLMLIIMVLVGGIGVAQARSTNPSYSWAIGTLIITSSFLYNCSIGPLTNTLCGELPSTLLRSKSVVLARWTYIVTHIVAGFLTPYQLNPTAWNWSAKTGFFWAGGCLISVVFTFFCVPEPRDRTPAELDILFETSVPPRYFSKTAVDVSATLFEREAKTV, encoded by the exons ATGGGCCAGCCAACAGAAGCGCGACAACCTCAAACGGGGGATATGGCCGACGAAATTGACCGATTGGATGATGCTGCAGATGCCAATGCGCAAGAGCATGAGCTCAGCCTTTCGCAGGCTCTGCGGTTGCACCCCAAGGCCGTGCTCTGGAGCATTGCCATGTCCACGGGTGTGGTCATGGATGGCTATGATTACAAGCTTGTCGGCACGCTTTATGCCCAGCCAGCTTTCCAAAGAGCATACGGGACGCACGTCAAGGGAAATTCCTACCAAATTTCGGCGCCATGGCAAACGGGCCTAAGCAACGGATCCGCTGGTGGACAACTCGTCGGCCTTTTGCTTGCTGGTTACCTCAGTGAGAGGTTCGGGTTCCGCAAAACAACAATAGcaggcctcgccgtcgtcgtggccttCATTTTCATTACATTCTTTGCACCTAACATCATCGTACTTACCGTTGGTCAGACAGTATTTG GCTTCCCGCTTGGGCTGTTCCAAACAGTACCTGTTGTATACGCTCTCGAGATTGCTCCGTTATGCCTTCGGCCATACCTGACAAATTACATCAACTCTTGCTAT GTGATTGGCCAAATTCTCGCCACTGGTATCCTGCGTGGCACCCTGAACATTGAGAACCAGTGGGCTTATAGGATTCCCTTTGCGGTACA GTGGGTATGGCCCGTCATACTCATCCCCTTGGTGTTCATGGCACCCGAGTCCCCGTGGTGGCTCGTTAGAAGGGGACGCTTGGACGAAGCCAAAAAGGTTCTACAACGTCTCAAATCGCCCCAAAACACCAACTTTGACATCAATAAGAACGTTGCCATGATGGTAGCGACAACCGAACACGAGCGCATCGTGAACTCGCAAACTTCGTACTGGGCCTGCTTCCAGGGCACTAATCTCAAGAGAACGTTAATCGTCATCGGCATTTATTGCATCCAAACCCTGAACGGCAATCCTCTGCGGAGTTATTCAACCTATTTCTTTCAGCAAGCAGGTCTGCCCACAACGCAAGCCTTCAACTTGGGCGTGATTGGGTATTGCGTAGCCTTGGTCGGCGGTATCGTTTCG TGGGTAATGTTGCCATTTTTCGGACGGCGAACCATATATCTATGGAGCCTAGTGCTGATGCTCATAATCATGGTTCTTGTCGGTGGGATCGGAGTAGCGCAAGCGCGATCGACCAACCCCTCGTACTCTTGGGCCATTGGCACGCTGATTATCACATCGTCATTCTTATACAATTGTTCGATCGGTCCTCTAACAAATACATTGTGCGGCGAGCTGCCGTCGACACTTCTACGCAGCAAGTCCGTTGTCCTAGCCCGGTGGACATACATCGTCACCCACATAGTGGCTGGCTTTCTTACTCCATACCAGCTGAATCCCACAGCGTGGAACTGGAGCGCCAAGACGGGGTTCTTCTGGGCAGGAGGGTGCTTGATATCTGTTGTCTTCACATTCTTTTGCGTTCCCGAGCCCCGGGACCGTACACCAGCGGAGTTGGACATCCTCTTTGAGACAAGTGTTCCGCCACGATACTTTTCGAAGACCGCAGTGGACGTGTCTGCAACGCTCTTTGAGCGCGAGGCTAAGACTGTTTAA
- a CDS encoding uncharacterized protein (TransMembrane:1 (o349-370i)~EggNog:ENOG503P81J), with protein sequence MPCDVTRLIDEFSSLVTVVLCFPRQRVIGDVVTALSSHSPSSAFTCFPALTAVSFTPILVQTLVLSTLLSYLGGDTLSAPLNIKPLERLLHDKLNTMLGFKARFLVLSLLASLAKAEEVTGRAEVDVIFPRNDTFEPMPLMPVVFAVQNPGAIGQLYPTLQYWLAPLDSPKEGGYQDLRIRDLPPNETTAFLYRGIANTVNTERMWEFSWHLRWTNCSTSDNGTAFDDEHTLNDLNGFHRRTYNPLQSIIFTTRKGGLQPNLTALSTGEDCGKTQALGFDVKQYLSVPARLSGDGVTSCALLASPAPTPSPCKASVESEAASSISSSLTSTECRSTNPAVSCPPKDDGAAALGAGSLVAWVAAGSAWVMYNLY encoded by the coding sequence ATGCCTTGCGATGTAACCCGACTCATTGACGAGTTTTCATCTCTCGTCACTGTAGTCTTGTGCTTCCCTCGACAGCGTGTCATTGGCGATGTTGTCACAGCCCTGTCTTCTCATTCTCCTTCCTCTGCATTTACTTGTTTTCCTGCATTGACGGCGGTGTCATTCACACCGATCCTGGTCCAGACACTCGTTCTATCTACTCTCCTTAGCTACCTCGGGGGCGACACACTTTCGGCTCCTCTGAACATCAAACCCTTGGAGCGTCTCCTTCACGACAAGCTCAATACAATGCTTGGCTTCAAAGCGCGCTTTCTCGTGCTCAGCCTGCTGGCCAGCTTGGCGAAGGCAGAGGAAGTAACTGGCAGGGCAGAGGTCGATGTCATCTTCCCTCGAAATGATACGTTTGAGCCCATGCCGCTCatgcccgtcgtcttcgccgttCAGAACCCCGGCGCCATCGGACAGCTTTACCCGACTCTTCAATACTGGCTGGCCCCTCTGGATTCACCTAAAGAAGGAGGCTATCAAGATCTCAGAATCAGGGATCTTCCTCCCAACGAGACGACAGCATTCCTCTACAGGGGCATCGCCAACACGGTCAACACAGAACGCATGTGGGAATTTTCGTGGCATTTACGGTGGACCAACTGCTCCACGTCGGATAACGGCACCGCCTTTGACGATGAGCATACGCTCAATGATCTGAACGGCTTCCACAGGCGCACGTATAATCCCCTCCAGAGCATCATCTTCACCACGCGCAAGGGCGGGCTTCAGCCCAACCTGACCGCTCTCAGCACCGGGGAGGACTGTGGCAAGACCCAGGCGCTCGGGTTCGATGTCAAGCAGTATCTCTCGGTCCCGGCAAGGCTGAGTGGCGACGGAGTCACTTCGTGTGCGCTTCTCGCGAGCCCGGCGCCTACGCCCAGCCCATGCAAGGCCAGCGTCGAGTCCGAAGCCGCCTCGAGCATCTCGTCGAGCCTCACCAGCACCGAATGTCGCAGCACGAATCCTGCTGTAAGCTGCCcgcccaaggacgacggTGCAGCTGCTCTAGGTGCAGGTAGTCTGGTTGCATGGGTGGCTGCCGGCTCAGCCTGGGTCATGTACAATCTCTATTAG
- a CDS encoding uncharacterized protein (EggNog:ENOG503NX6Y~COG:B) gives MPTRDPLSPGAQSAAKRRRQASPSQDDSDFDHDGATGRSKAGQCASFRNVSACTRCRMRKNRCDQRLPSCASCAKAGVACVGDDPITKRPIPRSYVFYLESRVEQLENILVSHDIPFPSSENLDLLCSASKGNEQTDRKRLEARHSKESPSSVSDSSLLSRDSSRVGPELSEFSLPKSGWLASVSGVSFSSLVFTALQQPPSKNAEANTTWPAQRRSAGNRCGATKSLEHSTAIRNTLPPKTVATRLANLYFEHVNPHIPILHRGDFMSMLHNVYDGEEANTTSRELYIVNMVFAMGCDVTDMVVHSRPGKNGDLESDISFLETAGAQTTPEDYYLKAIVHLEACLTGTNGGLEVLQAVLMLANFALLRPVPPGLRYITGVAVCLAIDLGLHQEDSDDADDGDVVDTDRTAQRETTSKETSLEQGRSQWTRDLRRRLWWCTYTFDRLVSTCVGRPFGINEHAITTELPSLLDDDYITESGFVEPAHANGPSYKHASHHHFRLHLLQSEIVQVVQFNQGKVARAAKKRRNYSTQTNTPCPFIAHFDSFGSWLVDMEKRLHLWRASTPTAEETGVAYSTLFLELGYWQAVILLHGKRGSTPTLKKALNRRRNGSRKGDRDDDTDQSHLKVAEAGQKVIRLYRQLHLQGLIRYTYISTHQLFVAGMSYLEAIHSSEVLRGRVTLDEVDFTVLAAKSVFADMEGKCPQASAYLDVFDQMARATIKIVSSTSKRPQEIVPTGLSSMPLPLSRRTHIDKTPLSLSSEQTSLTLATAPNPTQTSQQLAMPVVAPLGGLSSTDEETKDIGFDPYWDDAFNGGGVLDTFDALFFGS, from the exons ATGCCAACACGCGATCCGCTCTCGCCAGGTGCCCAATCAGCGGCcaaacgccgtcgccaggccTCGCCAAGTCAGGACGACAGCGACTTTGATCATGACGGCGCGACTGGACGAAGCAAGGCAGGCCAATGTGCTAGCTTTCGCAACGTCAGCGCGTGCACGCGATGCCGGATGCGCAAAAACAGGTGCGACCAGCGTTTGCCCAGTTGTGCAAGCTGCGCAAAAGCCGGTGTAGCGTGCGTGGGGGATGACCCGATAACCAAGCGTCCCATTCCCCGGAG TTACGTGTTCTACCTGGAGAGTCGCGTGGAACAACTAGAAAACATCCTCGTCTCACATGACATCCCCTTTCCTTCATCCGAGAACCTGGACTTGTTATGCTCGGCATCAAAAGGGAATGAACAAACGGATCGGAAAAGACTGGAGGCAAGGCACTCCAAAGAGAGCCCTTCCAGTGTATCGGACTCTAGCCTGCTCTCCCGAGACTCTTCACGCGTAGGGCCAGAGCTGAGCGAGTTCAGCCTCCCAAAATCAGGATGGCTAGCATCAGTATCCGGCGTCTCCTTCTCATCGCTGGTGTTCACTGCTCTACAACAACCACCTTCAAAGAATGCTGAAGCAAACACAACGTGGCCAGCTCAACGGAGGAGCGCTGGAAACAGGTGCGGCGCGACGAAGAGCCTCGAACATTCAACAGCCATTCGAAACACACTCCCACCGAAGACGGTGGCAACGAGACTGGCCAATCTTTATTTTGAGCACGTCAACCCTCACATTCCTATCCTTCACCGGGGTGATTTCATGAGCATGCTGCACAATGTCTACGACGGAGAAGAGGCGAATACAACGTCCAGAGAGCTGTACATCGTCAACATGGTGTTTGCCATGGGCTGCGATGTCACCGACATGGTGGTCCACTCCCGACCAGGGAAGAATGGTGACTTAGAGTCAGATATATCTTTTCTCGAGACTGCTGGAGCTCAGACCACGCCCGAAGACTACTACTTGAAGGCCATTGTTCATTTGGAGGCTTGCTTAACCGGCACGAATGGCGGACTGGAGGTTCTACAAGCCGTACTGATGCTCGCCAACTTTGCGTTACTTCGGCCGGTTCCACCAGGTCTCAG ATATATCACAGGTGTGGCTGTCTGCCTAGCTATCGATTTGGGTCTCCACCAGGAAGACAgcgatgatgccgatgatggtgatgtcgtcgatACTGATAGGACGGCACAGCGCGAGACCACGAGCAAAGAGACAAGCCTAGAACAAGGGAGGTCGCAATGGACTCGTGATTTGCGACGCCGCCTGTGGTGGTGTACCTACACTTTTGACCGCCTCGTTAGCACCTGCGTGGGTCGGCCTTTTGGCATCAACGAGCACGCCATCACGACTGAGCTGCCCTCCTTACTGGACGATGATTACATTACCGAGTCGGGATTCGTCGAACCTGCCCATGCAAATGGCCCAAGCTACAAGCACGCTTCTCACCATCACTTCCGCTTGCACCTGCTTCAGTCCGAGATCGTACAAGTGGTGCAGTTCAATCAGGGGAAAGTGGCCAGAGCCGCAAAGAAGAGGCGCAACTACTCAACGCAGACAAATACACCATGCCCCTTCATTGCTCACTTCGACTCGTTCGGATCCTGgctcgtcgacatggagaAGCGGCTTCATCTGTGGAGAGCCTCGACTCCGACGGCGGAAGAGACTGGAGTCGCTTATTCCACTCTTTTCCTGGAGCTGGGGTACTGGCAAGCGGTCATACTCCTGCACGGTAAGAGGGGAAGCACACCCACGCTGAAGAAGGCCTTGAACCGAAGGCGCAATGGATCCAGAAAAGGagaccgcgacgacgacaccgaccaATCACACCTCAAGGTGGCTGAGGCAGGCCAGAAAGTGATACGTCTATACCGACAGCTGCATCTTCAGGGACTCATTCGGTACACCTACATCTCCACTCATCAACTTTTTGTGGCGGGCATGTCATATCTTGAGGCCATTCATTCTTCAGAAGTCTTGCGTGGTAGAGTG ACCTTGGACGAGGTAGACTTCACGGTGTTGGCCGCGAAATCGGTGTTTGCCGACATGGAGGGGAAATGCCCGCAGGCCAGCGCGTATCTCGATGTTTTCGATCAAATGGCGCGAGCGACGATCAAGATTGTCAGCTCTACGTCAAAACGCCCGCAAGAAATCGTACCCACTGGGCTTTCTTCAATGCCGTTACCATTGTCACGGCGGACACACATTGACAAGACTCCGCTGAGCCTCAGCTCTGAGCAGACATCTCTCACCCTGGCGACCGCGCCAAATCCAACACAAACATCACAACAGCTCGCAATGCCCGTGGTGGCACCTCTCGGCGGCCTCAGCAGCACCGATGAAGAAACCAAGGACATAGGGTTCGACCCGTATTGGGATGATGCCTTCAACGGGGGAGGGGTTTTGGACACATTCGATGCGCTCTTCTTTGGCTCATAG
- a CDS encoding uncharacterized protein (SECRETED:SignalP(1-20~SECRETED:cutsite=ARS-VG~SECRETED:prob=0.4055)~CAZy:CBM50~EggNog:ENOG503NZS3~COG:G): MYAQSVLVLALLPELLVARSVGNNARRGVQCSFATGANPGDTCDSFASAWGISVDQLKSLNPGVDCGNFDGTKEYCVLGEVNDDEPTKASTSSGPVQTTSTKATPPPTKTTPASDHEPTQPGLAENCDKFHKVVADDSCDDIEAKAGISHAQFAKWNPYINDKCSNLWLDYYVCVHVPGAKTTAPGPKPTDDGHSPTQPGIAKNCDEYHKVVAGDQCDAIESQNKITHAQFLKWNPALDSKCTNLLVDFYVCVHIPGAPSTGGPQPQMPNLDPNCKKYHKVGNGEGCYEINKNAGITLDQFRKWNPTVDARCSNLWAGYYVCVGV, encoded by the exons ATGTACGCTCAGTCtgtgctcgtcctcgccctgctcccGGAGCTGTTGGTCGCCCGTTCCGTCGGCAACAACGCCCGGCGGGGGGTCCAGTGCAGCTTCGCCACGGGCGCCAACCCGGGCGACACCTGCGATAGCTTCGCCAGCGCTTGGGGCATCTCAGTCGACCAGCTCAAGTCGCTGAACCCCGGGGTGGACTGCGGCAACTTTGACGGCACCAAGGAGTACTGCGTCCTCGGTGAGGtaaacgacgacgagcccacCAAGGCCAGCACTTCGTCCGGGCCTGTGCAAACCACCTCTACTAAGGCCACCCCGCCGCCTACCAAGACCACTCCCGCCAGCGACCACGAGCCTACTcagcctggcctggccgagAACTGCGACAAGTTCCACAAGGTCGTGGCTGACGACAGCTGCGACGACATTGAGGCCAAAGCTGGCATTAGCCACGCGCAGTTCGCCAAGTGGAACCCGTACATCAATGACA AGTGTTCAAACCTTTGGCTCGACTACTATGTCTGTGTGCACGTCCCGGGGGCCAAGACCACCGCTCCTGGCCCCAAGCctaccgacgacggccactCTCCGACCCAACCTGGCATCGCAAAGAACTGCGACGAGTACCACAAGGTTGTCGCCGGCGACCAGTGCGACGCAATCGAGTCTCAAAACAAGATCACCCACGCTCAGTTCCTGAAGTGGAACCCCGCTCTCGACAGCA AGTGCACGAACCTCCTTGTAGACTTTTACGTCTGTGTTCACATTCCTGGAGCGCCCAGCACTGGAGGTCCGCAGCCTCAGATGCCCAACCTCGACCCGAACTGCAAGAAGTACCACAAGGTCGGCAATGGCGAGGGGTGCTACGAGATCAACAAGAATGCCGGCATCACGCTCGATCAGTTTCGCAAGTGGAACCCCACAGTGGACGCCAGGTGTAGCAACCTTTGGGCCGGCTACTACGTCTGCGTTGGTGTATAA
- a CDS encoding Sulfite oxidase (EggNog:ENOG503NUSD~COG:C), with amino-acid sequence MTTTVATSNRQDEWKIEQGLSAAVLPVLDMTKPKTERLAIQTFGPLTKDEKAIKAVGNRDKLFAAERKGWAGFVEWENHPDKKAAAHKILTAQTFPPNPEFQLATIPDTNPVLPGTHWKMWHHAIGGELSRVPESSWETVLKEKHPDMLHLLQFPYNGEPPKRLATDQEVTPNSLHFVRNHGGIPIIEKQAYSFLLDGLVAKPRSFTLDELMDESKFPRMEKTITMQCSGTRRIEQILKYPGQGDEVPQAPWAEGAIGTARYVGVSLKKVIKACGGLKDGAKHLEFYGADTYFKDNKTMNYLVSVPWSKVKANEVMLAWEMNGEVLPKIHGYPLRVVVLGYIGARSVKWLYRIKAIEKPSRAPVQSQEYLYFPQQVGKHNFKLTDGIQIQEMPVSSAIVSPWTKQVVIHGGKIRCKGWAYSGGGRWPERVELSADGGFNWYAIPDQNLSKKRKWTWRTWSYELPCDVEGWVEIVVRCWDNALNTQPPEVRTAWNWGLHVTSSCHRISVYSVNKSRPLTKARLAEFEKAGIPFGPITVPLAFPAQGWDDYEKYWNEHDPRDAEED; translated from the exons atgacgaccacCGTGGCTACTAGCAACCGCCAGGATGAGTGGAAGATCGAGCAGGGTCTgtcggccgccgtgctcccCGTCCTCGACATGACCAAGCCCAAGACGGAACGACTGGCGATCCAAACCTTTGGTCCTCTCACCAAGGACGAGAAGGCAATCAAGGCTGTCGGCAATCGTGACAAGCTCTTTGCAGCTGAACGGAAGGGTTGGGCTGG ATTCGTTGAATGGGAGAATCACCCCGATAAGAAGGCTGCAGCACACAAGATCCTGACCGCCCAGACCTTCCCTCCCAATCCAGAGTTCCAGCTCGCCACGATTCCAGATACCAACCCCGTCCTCCCAGGCACCCACTGGAAGATGTGGCATCACGCCATCGGTGGTGAGCTTTCCAGGGTCCCTGAAAGCTCTTGGGAGACGGTCCTCAAAGAGAAGCACCCCGATATGCTGCATCTATTGCAGTTCCCTTATAATGGGGAGCCTCCCAAGCGCCTCGCCACCGACCAGGAAGTCACGCCGAATTCGCTCCATTTTGTGAGAAATCATGGCGGCATTCCCATCATCGAGAAACAGGCCTACAGCTTTCTGCTCGATGGCTTGGTGGCGAAGCCCCGTTCCTTTACCTTGGATGAGCTCATGGACGAGTCCAAATTCCCCCGCATGGAGAAGACCATAACTATGCAATGCTCGGGAACTCGTCGAATCGAACAGATTCTCAAATACCCTGGGCAAGGTGATGAGGTTCCTCAGGCGCCTTGGGCCGAAGGCGCTATCGGCACCGCTCGCTATGTCGGGGTGAGCCTGAAGAAAGTCATTAAAGCCTGTGGTGGCTTGAAAGACGGCGCCAAGCATCTTGAATTCTATGGAGCCGACACCTATTTCAAGGACAACAAGACCATGAACTACCTTGTCAGTGTTCCATGGTCCAAGGTCAAGGCAAACGAGGTGATGTTGGCCTGGGAGATGAACGGCGAGGTCCTCCCAAAGATCCATGGGTACCCactgcgcgtcgtcgtcctgggcTACATTGGAGCGAGGAGCGTCAAGTGGCTCTATCGGATCAAGGCTATCGAGAAGCCCTCGCGTGCACCTGTTCAGAGCCAGGAGTACCTGTACTTCCCGCAGCAGGTCGGCAAGCACAACTTCAAGCTCACAGACGGTATCCAGATTCAAGAGATGCCCGTCAGCTCGGCCATCGTGTCGCCCTGGACAAAGCAAGTCGTCATTCACGGCGGCAAAATCCGGTGCAAGGGCTGGGCTTACTCTGGAGGCGGTCGCTGGCcggagcgcgtcgagctcTCAGCTGATGGTGGCTTCAACTGGTACGCCATTCCGGACCAGAATCTGTCCAAGAAGCGGAAGTGGACTTGGCGCACATGGTCATACGAGTTGCCttgcgacgtcgagggctgGGTCGAGATTGTAGTGCGCTGCTGGGACAACGCCCTCAATACCCAACCGCCCGAGGTTCGAACAGCCTGGAATTGGGGTTTGCACGTCACCAGTTCCTGCCATCGCATCTCTGTCTACAGCGTCAACAAATCCAGGCCACTAACCAAGGCCCGACTCGCCGAGTTTGAGAAGGCCGGAATCCCGTTTGGTCCCATCACCGTGCCGCTCGCATTCCCAGCTCAGGGCTGGGACGACTACGAGAAGTATTGGAACGAGCATGATCCACGTGATGCTGAAGAGGACTGA
- a CDS encoding uncharacterized protein (EggNog:ENOG503PWNE) — protein MFGRRRRRPILGAAVLAGTATVAARHGARQQAYMTAEQQFQMQQEAELRRYAEENQRLRSQRAVDDAVNEALVKQQTGSGGQQAQQPTTTAPTGQDNVQSPPGGPPTYYATNDPYSSPAPPSPYLQPGPLPPRPRSTSAADSGSAFCTECGTKCGAQDNFCSRCGQSLSTRAYEQQEKQAM, from the coding sequence ATGTTTGGTCGCAGACGACGCAGACCTATCTTGGGAGCggccgtccttgccggcaCGGCAACCGTCGCAGCCAGGCATGGCGCGAGGCAGCAGGCCTACATGACGGCCGAGCAGCAGTTCCAGATGCAGCAAGAGGCCGAGTTGAGGCGATATGCCGAGGAGAACCAGCGCCTCCGCAGCCAACgcgccgttgacgatgccgtgaACGAGGCGCTTGTCAAGCAGCAGACCGGaagcggcggccagcaggcaCAGCAACCTACGACTACTGCTCCCACGGGCCAGGATAATGTGCAATCACCGCCTGGCGGACCCCCTACATACTATGCGACCAATGACCCCTACAGTTCGCCTGCGCCTCCCTCACCTTATCTTCAACCGggccctcttcctccaagGCCTCGGAGCACCAGCGCTGCCGACTCCGGGTCCGCCTTTTGCACCGAATGTGGCACCAAATGCGGCGCCCAAGACAACTTTTGCAGCAGATGCGGCCAGTCGCTCTCGACCAGGGCATATGAGCAGCAGGAGAAGCAGGCAATGTAG
- a CDS encoding uncharacterized protein (EggNog:ENOG503P0RQ): MAAEAMTRGFDPAAVMADMVFSSPATDVVDVGSDLGNSEIMNSFLNTSDVTKDCIVTEEILRKVYDAYSHTCGRIFTERWTTPTAKMNAQLYPWHMLNDRHFFFRRIVLGYEKVRRTEPDQREADMDEAFDEDLRTTGFSRPLKNACNGQETCNKVNEIIEAHAASETLSRLWSALVTNPLEYARGGLVDEKREEELCVGLQESLIQCWKEGLTHEMAWLMCHASHHAWQVNFLMEAAMFGSLLDDGKLSGELDRAN, translated from the coding sequence atggcggccgaggcaATGACGCGAGGCTTCGACCCAGCAGCGGTGATGGCCGACATGGTCTTCTCGTCACCTGCGACAGATGTGGTGGACGTCGGCTCGGATCTGGGCAACAGCGAGATCATGAACTCGTTTTTGAATACGAGCGATGTGACCAAAGACTGCATCGTCACCGAAGAAATTCTCAGGAAAGTATACGACGCGTATTCTCATACCTGCGGACGCATCTTTACTGAACGGTGGACCACACCGACTGCCAAGATGAACGCCCAGCTCTACCCCTGGCACATGTTGAACGACCGCCACTTCTTCTTTCGTCGAATCGTGCTGGGGTATGAGAAGGTGCGGCGGACTGAGCCGGACCAACGAGAGGCCGACATGGATGAGGCCTTCGACGAGGATCTCCGCACGACCGGTTTCAGTAGGCCTCTGAAAAACGCTTGCAATGGCCAAGAGACTTGCAATAAGGTGAATGAGATCATCGAAGCtcacgccgccagcgagaccTTGAGTCGATTGTGGTCGGCCTTGGTTACCAACCCACTTGAGTATGCTCGTGGCGGCTTGGTTGACGAGAAGCGAGAGGAGGAATTATGTGTAGGGCTTCAGGAGAGCTTGATTCAGTGCTGGAAAGAAGGCCTTACCCATGAGATGGCCTGGCTGATGTGCCATGCCAGTCACCACGCCTGGCAGGTTAACTTTTTGATGGAGGCAGCCATGTTTGGAAGCTTGTTGGATGATGGCAAGTTGTCTGGGGAGTTGGACAGAGCGAATTGA